Proteins from a genomic interval of Capsicum annuum cultivar UCD-10X-F1 chromosome 4, UCD10Xv1.1, whole genome shotgun sequence:
- the LOC107852495 gene encoding probable receptor-like serine/threonine-protein kinase At5g57670 isoform X1 has product MTQLQCVLAGGEGEGEDGNRTVIVGVKMDGASRELLTWALVKVAQPGDRVIALHVLNNNEIVDRDGKSSLLSLVKAFDSVLAVYEGFCNLKQVDLKLKICRGTSIRKIIVREANSYLATDVIVGAANHTIRSSASVAKYCARKLPKDCSVLAVNNGKIVFQREASLASYASSKELEHHHGNRLLSVIQRTLTKNSRALNDSTGLRPTNSCRQDGYQTLGEALLKAASASAENSLQQNCSICSPGSPLPDNSCIQTHEEPSDNNHDDNSMAIVPVQRQESGSSSITLLIKDLPEVRPGWPLLSRVILSNQQAADTSSIRKLSVVQWALCLPSRHLLCIEDSEKRDQQSAADETHAPVLDEESGAIVPVNHETTSSKSSPDNSPRTLPRELEGLHEKYSATCRLFKFQELLLATLSFSSENIIGKGGSSQVFKGCLPDGKELAVKILKQSEDAVREFVLEIEIIIALSHKNIISLFGFCFEDNRLLLVYDFLSRGSLEENLHGNNKDPLVFGWKERYKVAVGVAEALEYLHGRDDQPVIHRDVKSSNILLCDDFEPQLSDFGLAKWATTTSSHITCTDVAGTFGYLAPEYFMYGKVNDKIDVYAFGVVLLELLSGRKPISSNCPKGQESLVIWAKPILTSGKYAQLLDPQLSSDYDCELVERMVLAAALCIRRAPRARPQMSIDLQVSKLLKGDAETTKWVRLQVNGSEGSDTRLPINAMEGADMLEDDTFSQSNLRSHLNLAFLGVEEDSLSMSSIEHNVSLEDYLRGRWSRSSSFD; this is encoded by the exons ATGACACAGTTACAATGTGTTCTTGCTGggggagaaggagaaggagaagatgGTAACAGAACAGTTATTGTTGGAGTAAAGATGGATGGTGCAAGTAGAGAGCTATTAACATGGGCTCTTGTCAAAGTTGCTCAACCTGGTGATCGTGTCATTGCTCTTCATGTTCTTAACAATAATG AAATTGTAGATCGTGATGGGAAGTCCTCACTGTTATCGTTGGTCAAAGCATTTGACTCTGTTCTTGCAGTTTATGAAGGCTTCTGTAATCTGAAGCAG GTGGATCTTAAGCTAAAGATCTGCAGAGGTACATCAATCCGAAAAATTATTGTTCGTGAGGCGAATTCTTACTTAGCAACAGATGTTATAGTCGGGGCTGCCAATCATACAATTCGATCATCAGCTTCAGTTGCAAAGTACTGTGCTAGAAAGTTGCCAAAAGATTGTTCAGTCTTGGCTGTTAATAATGGAAAAATTGTTTTTCAAAGGGAGGCCTCATTAGCATCGTATGCCAGTTCAAAAG AACTTGAGCATCACCATGGGAATCGTTTGCTTAGTGTAATTCAGAGGACACTGACTAAGAACTCTAGAGCATTAAACGACAGCACCGGGTTGAGGCCAACAAATTCCTGCAGGCAAGATGGTTATCAGACTCTGGGTGAGGCATTACTGAAAGCTGCTTCTGCATCAGCAGAGAATTCCCTTCAACAGAACTGTTCAATCTGTTCACCAGGCAGTCCACTGCCTGATAATTCTTGTATCCAAACACATGAAGAGCCTTCAGACAATAACCATGATGATAATTCAATGGCGATAGTACCCGTGCAGAGGCAGGAGTCAGGTTCTAGTTCAATTACATTGCTGATCAAGGATTTGCCTGAAGTGAGACCTGGTTGGCCATTGCTTAGCCGAGTCATTTTATCAAATCAACAAGCTGCAGACACTTCATCAATAAGAAAACTCTCTGTTGTTCAGTGGGCATTGTGTCTGCCGAGTAGACATCTTTTGTGCATTGAGGATTCAGAGAAGAGAGATCAACAGTCTGCTGCTGATGAAACTCATGCTCCCGTGCTAGATGAAGAAAGTGGTGCAATTGTTCCTGTCAATCACGAGACAACATCCTCCAAATCGTCTCCGGACAATTCACCAAGAACCTTACCAAGAGAATTGGAGGGACTTCATGAGAAGTACTCTGCAACGTGTAGATTATTTAAATTCCAGGAACTTCTCTTAGCAACCTTGAGCTTTTCCTCAG AGAACATTATTGGTAAAGGAGGAAGCAGCCAGGTTTTCAAAGGCTGCCTTCCTGATGGCAAGGAACTGGCTGTGAAGATCTTAAAACAATCTGAAGATGCAGTGCGAGAGTTTGTTTTGGAAATTGAGATTATTATTGCCTTGAGTCACAAAAACATAATCTCCCTATTTGGATTCTGTTTTGAGGACAACCGCCTTCTCCTTGTATATGATTTTCTATCAAGGGGGAGCCTTGAAGAGAATCTACATG GTAATAATAAGGATCCACTTGTGTTTGGGTGGAAAGAGAGATACAAAGTCGCTGTTGGTGTTGCTGAAGCACTAGAATATCTTCATGGCAGAGATGATCAGCCAGTGATCCACCGTGATGTAAAATCATCAAATATACTACTGTGTGATGATTTTGAGCCGCAG CTCTCTGACTTCGGACTAGCTAAATGGGCAACAACCACCTCATCTCATATTACATGCACCGATGTAGCTGGAACCTTTGG TTACTTGGCTCCTGAATATTTCATGTATGGAAAGGTTAATGACAAGATTGATGTATATGCATTTGGAGTAGTACTTCTTGAGCTTCTTTCAGGAAGAAAGCCCATAAGTAGCAATTGCCCGAAGGGTCAAGAGAGTCTGGTTATTTGG GCAAAGCCAATTCTAACTAGTGGGAAGTATGCCCAATTACTAGATCCACAGTTGAGTTCTGATTATGATTGTGAGCTAGTAGAAAGGATGGTGCTTGCTGCTGCCCTTTGTATCAGACGTGCTCCACGAGCTCGTCCACAAATGAGCATT GATTTGCAGGTTTCAAAGCTGCTCAAAGGCGATGCTGAAACAACCAAGTGGGTAAGGTTACAAGTCAATGGTTCAGAAGGATCCGACACAAGGCTACCAATAAATGCCATGGAAGGGGCCGATATGTTGGAAGATGACACTTTTTCACAGTCTAATCTCCGGTCACACCTTAACCTTGCATTCCTTGGTGTTGAGGAGGATTCTCTCTCAATGAGCAGCATTGAGCACAATGTCTCATTAGAGGACTATTTACGAGGGAGGTGGAGCCGGTCATCAAGCTTTGACTAA
- the LOC107852495 gene encoding protein kinase STUNTED isoform X2 — MTQLQCVLAGGEGEGEDGNRTVIVGVKMDGASRELLTWALVKVAQPGDRVIALHVLNNNEIVDRDGKSSLLSLVKAFDSVLAVYEGFCNLKQVDLKLKICRGTSIRKIIVREANSYLATDVIVGAANHTIRSSASVAKYCARKLPKDCSVLAVNNGKIVFQREASLASYASSKELEHHHGNRLLSVIQRTLTKNSRALNDSTGLRPTNSCRQDGYQTLGEALLKAASASAENSLQQNCSICSPGSPLPDNSCIQTHEEPSDNNHDDNSMAIVPVQRQESGSSSITLLIKDLPEVRPGWPLLSRVILSNQQAADTSSIRKLSVVQWALCLPSRHLLCIEDSEKRDQQSAADETHAPVLDEESGAIVPVNHETTSSKSSPDNSPRTLPRELEGLHEKYSATCRLFKFQELLLATLSFSSENIIGKGGSSQVFKGCLPDGKELAVKILKQSEDAVREFVLEIEIIIALSHKNIISLFGFCFEDNRLLLVYDFLSRGSLEENLHGNNKDPLVFGWKERYKVAVGVAEALEYLHGRDDQPVIHRDVKSSNILLCDDFEPQLSDFGLAKWATTTSSHITCTDVAGTFGYLAPEYFMYGKVNDKIDVYAFGVVLLELLSGRKPISSNCPKGQESLVIWAKPILTSGKYAQLLDPQLSSDYDCELVERMVLAAALCIRRAPRARPQMSIVSKLLKGDAETTKWVRLQVNGSEGSDTRLPINAMEGADMLEDDTFSQSNLRSHLNLAFLGVEEDSLSMSSIEHNVSLEDYLRGRWSRSSSFD; from the exons ATGACACAGTTACAATGTGTTCTTGCTGggggagaaggagaaggagaagatgGTAACAGAACAGTTATTGTTGGAGTAAAGATGGATGGTGCAAGTAGAGAGCTATTAACATGGGCTCTTGTCAAAGTTGCTCAACCTGGTGATCGTGTCATTGCTCTTCATGTTCTTAACAATAATG AAATTGTAGATCGTGATGGGAAGTCCTCACTGTTATCGTTGGTCAAAGCATTTGACTCTGTTCTTGCAGTTTATGAAGGCTTCTGTAATCTGAAGCAG GTGGATCTTAAGCTAAAGATCTGCAGAGGTACATCAATCCGAAAAATTATTGTTCGTGAGGCGAATTCTTACTTAGCAACAGATGTTATAGTCGGGGCTGCCAATCATACAATTCGATCATCAGCTTCAGTTGCAAAGTACTGTGCTAGAAAGTTGCCAAAAGATTGTTCAGTCTTGGCTGTTAATAATGGAAAAATTGTTTTTCAAAGGGAGGCCTCATTAGCATCGTATGCCAGTTCAAAAG AACTTGAGCATCACCATGGGAATCGTTTGCTTAGTGTAATTCAGAGGACACTGACTAAGAACTCTAGAGCATTAAACGACAGCACCGGGTTGAGGCCAACAAATTCCTGCAGGCAAGATGGTTATCAGACTCTGGGTGAGGCATTACTGAAAGCTGCTTCTGCATCAGCAGAGAATTCCCTTCAACAGAACTGTTCAATCTGTTCACCAGGCAGTCCACTGCCTGATAATTCTTGTATCCAAACACATGAAGAGCCTTCAGACAATAACCATGATGATAATTCAATGGCGATAGTACCCGTGCAGAGGCAGGAGTCAGGTTCTAGTTCAATTACATTGCTGATCAAGGATTTGCCTGAAGTGAGACCTGGTTGGCCATTGCTTAGCCGAGTCATTTTATCAAATCAACAAGCTGCAGACACTTCATCAATAAGAAAACTCTCTGTTGTTCAGTGGGCATTGTGTCTGCCGAGTAGACATCTTTTGTGCATTGAGGATTCAGAGAAGAGAGATCAACAGTCTGCTGCTGATGAAACTCATGCTCCCGTGCTAGATGAAGAAAGTGGTGCAATTGTTCCTGTCAATCACGAGACAACATCCTCCAAATCGTCTCCGGACAATTCACCAAGAACCTTACCAAGAGAATTGGAGGGACTTCATGAGAAGTACTCTGCAACGTGTAGATTATTTAAATTCCAGGAACTTCTCTTAGCAACCTTGAGCTTTTCCTCAG AGAACATTATTGGTAAAGGAGGAAGCAGCCAGGTTTTCAAAGGCTGCCTTCCTGATGGCAAGGAACTGGCTGTGAAGATCTTAAAACAATCTGAAGATGCAGTGCGAGAGTTTGTTTTGGAAATTGAGATTATTATTGCCTTGAGTCACAAAAACATAATCTCCCTATTTGGATTCTGTTTTGAGGACAACCGCCTTCTCCTTGTATATGATTTTCTATCAAGGGGGAGCCTTGAAGAGAATCTACATG GTAATAATAAGGATCCACTTGTGTTTGGGTGGAAAGAGAGATACAAAGTCGCTGTTGGTGTTGCTGAAGCACTAGAATATCTTCATGGCAGAGATGATCAGCCAGTGATCCACCGTGATGTAAAATCATCAAATATACTACTGTGTGATGATTTTGAGCCGCAG CTCTCTGACTTCGGACTAGCTAAATGGGCAACAACCACCTCATCTCATATTACATGCACCGATGTAGCTGGAACCTTTGG TTACTTGGCTCCTGAATATTTCATGTATGGAAAGGTTAATGACAAGATTGATGTATATGCATTTGGAGTAGTACTTCTTGAGCTTCTTTCAGGAAGAAAGCCCATAAGTAGCAATTGCCCGAAGGGTCAAGAGAGTCTGGTTATTTGG GCAAAGCCAATTCTAACTAGTGGGAAGTATGCCCAATTACTAGATCCACAGTTGAGTTCTGATTATGATTGTGAGCTAGTAGAAAGGATGGTGCTTGCTGCTGCCCTTTGTATCAGACGTGCTCCACGAGCTCGTCCACAAATGAGCATT GTTTCAAAGCTGCTCAAAGGCGATGCTGAAACAACCAAGTGGGTAAGGTTACAAGTCAATGGTTCAGAAGGATCCGACACAAGGCTACCAATAAATGCCATGGAAGGGGCCGATATGTTGGAAGATGACACTTTTTCACAGTCTAATCTCCGGTCACACCTTAACCTTGCATTCCTTGGTGTTGAGGAGGATTCTCTCTCAATGAGCAGCATTGAGCACAATGTCTCATTAGAGGACTATTTACGAGGGAGGTGGAGCCGGTCATCAAGCTTTGACTAA